From the Paenibacillus sp. MMS20-IR301 genome, the window ATTACAGGGACATAGTTTCGGCAATAGCGGAGCAGCTTGCTCCAGGTGTTAGGTTCTTTGGTCTTCGTGCTCTTCGTACTCATTAGGCAAGCTCCTCCTTGGACAGCTGGGAATAGGCAATTTCCTGATATACGCTGCAGGTCTGCATTAATTCATCATGGGTTCCCTTTCCGGCAATCCGTCCGGCTTCCAGCACGATGATGGTATCCGCATCCTTGATGGTACCGATCCGCTGGGCGACGATCAGCTTGGTGGTGCCCTGGGCATCCTTCTTCAGCTCACTGCGCAGCTTGCGGTCGGTCTTATAGTCCAGCGCGGAGAACGAATCATCGAAGATCAGAATTTCCGGCCGCCGGGCAATCGCTCTGGCAATCGACAGGCGCTGCTTCTGCCCGCCGGAGAGGTTGGTGCCGCCCTGGGCGATATGGGCATCGTAATTGCCTTCAAGCTTCTCAACAAATTCCGAGGACTGGGAGGTATAGACCGCATCGACGATATCAGAGGTCATAAGCGATCCGGAGCCATTTTCGCCAAAAGCAATATTGGAGGTTACGGTTCCGCCGAACAGAACGGCCTTCTGGGAGACATAGCCCATTTTATTCCGCAGCACCTGCTGGTCGTATTCCCTGACATTGATGCCGCCTATCAGCACTTCACCTGCCGTAGCATCATAGAACCGGGGGATGAGGTTAACCAGAGTACTTTTGCCGCAGCCCGTTGATCCGATAAAAGCGACCGTTTCCCCCTTCTTCGCTGTAAAGCTGATATCCTCAAGGACATATTCCTCTGCATCGGGATATTTGAAGCTGACCCCTCTGAATTCCAGCTCATTCTCACGCTTCACAGGCAATTGGGTGACTGAGCCATTCTTCAGGCTAGGTGCGGTTTCCAGCACTTCGTTAATACGTTTGGCGGATACCTGAGCCCGCGGGAGCAGGATGAAGATCATAATCAGCATCATAAAAGCCATCACCACCTGCATGGCGTAAGAGGAGAACACAATCATATCGGATAACAGGCCCATCTTGGCGGTGCCTTCGGCTGCCTGAATAACTATAGCACCAATCCAGTAAATAGAGAGGCTGAGCCCGCTCATGATCAGGGTGATACTCGGCATAAGCATGGTCATCACATTGTTGGCGAACAGGTTGGTACGGGTCAGCTCATTGTTGGCGGCTGCGAATTTCTCTTCCTGATATTGCTCGGCATTGTACGCACGGATTACCCGCAGGCCGTTCAGATTCTCGCGGGAGACCCGGTTCAGGTTGTCAGTCAGCAGCTGCAGCTTTTTGAACTTGGGCAGGACAAGAAGGATACAGACGGCGACGATCAGCACGAGAAT encodes:
- a CDS encoding ABC transporter ATP-binding protein — encoded protein: MLKLLKKLEPKEWFLFAVSLMFIVVQVWLDLELPDYMRDITQLIQTPGSEMSEIMAAGGWMLLCALGSLATSVVVAGIAARIAADFSARLRSTLFDKVQSFSMEEINSFSTASLITRSTNDITQVQMLIVIGLQLLVKAPILAVWAILKITGKSWQWSLATGASVGILVLIVAVCILLVLPKFKKLQLLTDNLNRVSRENLNGLRVIRAYNAEQYQEEKFAAANNELTRTNLFANNVMTMLMPSITLIMSGLSLSIYWIGAIVIQAAEGTAKMGLLSDMIVFSSYAMQVVMAFMMLIMIFILLPRAQVSAKRINEVLETAPSLKNGSVTQLPVKRENELEFRGVSFKYPDAEEYVLEDISFTAKKGETVAFIGSTGCGKSTLVNLIPRFYDATAGEVLIGGINVREYDQQVLRNKMGYVSQKAVLFGGTVTSNIAFGENGSGSLMTSDIVDAVYTSQSSEFVEKLEGNYDAHIAQGGTNLSGGQKQRLSIARAIARRPEILIFDDSFSALDYKTDRKLRSELKKDAQGTTKLIVAQRIGTIKDADTIIVLEAGRIAGKGTHDELMQTCSVYQEIAYSQLSKEELA